From the Neobacillus sp. PS3-34 genome, the window ATCACCTGGAGAAATAAATCCCCTTTCCGGATGGTGCCAGCGGACCAATGCTTCCGCACCGATTATTTTGCCTGTTTCCAGTTCTACCTGCGGTTGATAGAACAGCACAAATTGATTCTGTTCCAGCGCCTTGCGCATCCCATTTTCCAGTTCCATCTTGCGGGATGAAAGGCCATGGAGCTGGGATGTATAGAATTGAAAATTGTTCTTCCCTCGTTCTTTTGCAAGATACATGGCGGTATCCGCATGCTTAATCAGTGTTTCCTCATCATCCCCATCCGTCGGCGAAAGGCTGATGCCTATACTTGGAGTAACAAAGAATTCCTGTTGGTTAATTTCTATTGGATAGGAAAACTCAGCGAGAATCCGCTGTGCAAGCTGGATAACTTTTACTTTATCAATATTTTCAAGCAGGATGATAAATTCATCCCCGCCCTGGCGTGAAACCATTCCTTCTTCCTGGACGGCGTTCTTTAAGCGCTTTGCGACAATTTGTAAAATAAGATCCCCAATCGTATGGCCTTTTGTATCATTAATAATCTTAAAACGGTCCAAATCCAAAAACAGGACGGCGAGCATTCCATTATTCAGCTTTTTCAACGCTTCATTCAAATGCTGTCTGAACATATTCCGGTTAGGCAAGCCTGTTAACGCATCATAGTAAGCCATATATTGAATCGTTTTTTCCGTTTTCTTGCGTTGTGTTATATCCCGCCCGACAATCTGCCTTGCCACCCTTCCCTCATAAAGGATCGGCATGGCTGTCATTTCGACCTCTATGCTTTTACCATCAAGGCGCACGGCCAAAATTCAAACCGCATTTTTACTTCGAAATCATCCTCAATCGTCAGTTCTCGTTTTTTGATTTGCTCAAGAATTTCTGCAGGAATCATTTTCGTCACAGACTGCCCAATCAGTTCTTTTGTACTGGCAGCGCCAAAAAGACGGCAGCCTGATTCATTTATGTAATCAATCTTTCCTCGGCTGTAAACAGCAATAATATCAGGCGACATCTCAACAATACTCCGATACCGCCCCTCGCTTTCCTTCTTATCAGTAATGTCAAACAGTACACTATTAAAATCCACAAGATTCCCATTTTCATCAAGTGCCGGAATGCCGCGGTCCTGAATCCATCGCACTTCGCCATCAGGACGGATAATCCTGTAACTACTTGTGACAACCTTCCCCATTGACAATTGGTTCTCCCTTTCAACAAGAACATGCAAATCCTCTGGATGGATGACCTTTTTCCAAAGCGTTTTATCCTGATAAAACTCTGCGGACGAATAGCCATATAATTTTTCAATTCCAGGTGTAATTAATAAGGTTCCACTCTTTAAGTCATGGGACCAGATGGCCACATCAAGCGTATCGAATATATTCTTAAGCCTTTTGCGGTTTTTATGGAGTTCTGATGCCGTTTTGTTAATTCCCTTCAGCATAAAATAAACCAAAAACAATGAAACAAGGAGTACCCCTAAATCTACGATAAAAGCCCTTAATCCTTTGAACCTAAAAATGAAGAAGCTTGCTTCATCAAATAATTCAGCAATGATAATGAACCCCAATATAATGATTAAATTATGCTTATGGATTTCTTTTTTAAACTTCATATGTAACCCCCTGTGACAGGTTCCCTCTAATTTCTATTTTTTCCGACATTTTCTTAAACATATCAAAAAAACAGAAATATAACAATGAAGCTTTTTAAAGCGCTATCATTTTTTTAAAAAAATAAGCGTTACTCCCATCAGGGTGTAACGCTTATCCTTATTTCAGCTGATCCTTTATTGTTTCGGAAAATTCTCTCCAGCTTGTAATTCGGGGATAACTGGCATGCCTGTTATAGGATTGATCCATAACAAAGATATTCAGGGAATCTGCCTCAAGAGTTTCCAGCACGGCTGGCTTATCATCAAAATAATAGTCCAACTCGAGTTCACGGATAATTTTCACTTTCTCTTCGTCTTTCATTCCGTAATAAAACCGGCCCTCCTGGACGGGAAATCCCTGCTCCATCATCCATTTCTTTGTCCGCTCTCCGTGTTCCTTCGGTCGTGCGGTTATATAATAGATTTCATGTCCGCTCTCGTTTAGCGCCTGCAAAAACTCAAGAGCATTCGGAAACGGAGGGCACGAGGTAAAGTATATCTCTTCCAGCGATTCGTTCCACATTCGGCCGCCTTCTTCTGCCGTCATGCCAAATGGTTCGTGGATTTCGACCGTTTCTAACGCACGAAAAACGTCCAGACCAATCTCTTGTTCTAATTTTTTATTATACAGATGAAACGCATGCTCCCTCAGGTTAATAAGCGTGTCATCAATATCAAAGCCAAATTTCATGATCAATACCTCTTTTTATCGTTCCGGATAAACAGGATAGCCGGTAAATTTATAATCCTTGCCTATTTTTACAATGCTTACATCGTCAAGCTCCAGCGCATCCGCCATCATGTCAAAGCCTGTTCCCCCAAAAAAGGACGGAGCATGCTGGCCGCCAATCAGCTTTGGTGCGATATATAATGCAACTTTATCAACTACTTTATTTTCAAGGAAAGCCGCATTGATGCCACCTCCGCCTTCAACCAAAACGGAAGAGACAAGCTGTTCTCCCAGAATTTCCAATACCTCAGTAGGATTTACACGCTCAGATCCATTTGTCACAAATACCTTTAGGCCTGCAATCTCAAGCTGAATTTTCTTTTCGGCATCATATTTTTGGGTTGTAAAAATCCATGTTTCGGCCAGATGGTCTGTAACAACCTTTGAATCGAGTGGAATTCTTAAGGTAGAGTCCATAATAATCCGGATAGGATTTCGTCCATTTGGGATCCGTGCCGTCAATTCGGGGTCATCTTCAATGACGGTATTGGCTCCGACGAGGATGGCCATGTTCTCATTTCTTAAGATGTGGACATCATGTCTCGCCTCTGCAGATGTTATCCATTTACTGTCGTTTGATGAGGATGCAATTTTTCCATCCAGTGTTATCCCTGATTTCAGAGTGACAAATGGCTGTTTTTTTACGATGAATTTATTGAATACCTCGTTCATTTTCCGGGATTCCTCTTCAAGGATACCCACTTCTACCTCAATGCCGGCGTCTTGCAGAATTTTGACACCGCTGCCGGAAACAAGGGGATTCGGATCCAGAGCTGCAATAACAACCTTCTGGATGCCCGCCTCGACAATTGCTACCGCACATGGACCCGTCCTGCCATGGTGGGAACAAGGCTCAAGTGTCACATATATTGTTCCACCCTTCGCCTTTTCGCCTGCCATACGGATCGCATGTATTTCTGCATGCGCTTCGCCGGCTTTAAGATGGGCACCTACACCAACAATACGATTTTCATTCACGATAACAGCGCCGACCAGCGGATTCGGGTCGGTCTGCCCTTTCATCGCCTGTGCATTCTTTAAGGCAAGCTCCATGTAGAATTCATGATTAGTCATTAAATTCCGGTGCCTCCATCTTCCAAATGGCCTGAACGGCTCACTTTCGTTTGCAGATATTTCTCATTGTATTCCGATTTGTCTCCCCATAAAGGTGTTCTGCCATTCACATGGAGACCGGCATTTTTCAATGCTTCCAGCTTTTTGGGGTTATTCGTGATTAATGTGACCGGCTGGGAACGAAGTGCTTTTAACACCTGGATTGCGTCACTGTAATTACGAGAATCGTCGACAAAACCGAGATTAAGGTTAGCCTCGACAGTATCATATCCGTTTTCCTGAAGTACATATGCCATCGCCTTGCTGAAAAGTCCGATTCCACGGCCTTCATGGTTAGCTAAGTAAAACAATGCGCCTGTGCCTTTTTCGACGATCATTTTCATCGACTGCTTCAGCTGAAAGCCGCAATCGCAACGCTTGCTTCCAAAAATATCTCCTGTATGGCAAATCGAATGCATTCGAATCAGTGCATCCGCCTCATATTGAAAATCGCCATAAACCAGGACGCTTGATTGCTGATATTCAGCCAGGTTGGAAGAAGACAGTTTTTCGATAATCTGCTTATAGTCTTCTGTTACTTCCTCCGTCTGCAGCCAAGAATACCATTGAAAGGTAACCGTTTCACCATCCAAATTCACGGGCAGCCGTATTGGACCAACCAAATAAATTGCCCCTGTGTCGGTTTTGATTAGTTGAATCTTTTCTTCTAATATAGAAAGAACCTTGTTATCAAGCCCTGTACCTATCATTTTGTCATACCCCTTTATTTTAATTCCGCCCCCTGTGGCGTCATTTTCAACTATTGATTTTATCATCATATACTTACTAATGGTTATAAAGAATGTGTTATTTTTTCATTACCTTTTAACTGTTAGTTACTTTATGTAAGTAATATAACATCACACTGGTTTCTACGTCAAGAAAGTGACAGGCACCATCCATTTTACTGGAAGGTGCCTGTCACTTTTTTTGGTCACTTTCTCTTAATTTTTTCAACTGAATTTCTTAAAGCCTGGCTTGTTTTAATTTCGACCACGACCGAAAGTTCATTTTTTTCTGCCAATCTTAGTCGATCATTAATTGGCACCATACCAGTATATAATTCCTGGTGATCTCCTTTTTCATTGAAATCATGTAGATGCATATGAACAATATGTTCCATTAGATATTCAAAAATTGGTGTTTCCCTAAAATCACATTTTGCATCATGCCCAACATCCCACGTTAGGTAAAAGCCGTTTAAATCCCTAATGGCCTCAAGTCCTTTTTTAATAAACGGAAGATAGAAATTTCGTGTATTTTCATGACAAATTTTTACACCTTGTACGACTGCGAATTCAAGTATTTCTTGATAAGACTCCCTGAATAGCGAAAGAAATTCGTTTTCAAATTTCTCGTTGACCCAAATTTTAGAATCAGGCATGGTAAAATAAATGCCATTATTAATATGCATGTTCAGGATTTTAATATTAGCAGCACTTGCCCAGACAATTGCCTCTTTGCATCTCTCAATATGTCCTCTCCTTACGGCTGGGTGAAAGGATGTGAAATTAAATTCTTCAGGCAAATGAACGGTAAAATCAACCTGATATTCTTTTCTATATCTGTTTAATTCCTCAGCACTCAGGTTTTCAGGTGTGAAAATTGGCAGGTCCATGTTTAATTCAATAAAGTCCAGCCCCAGTTCTTTGCATAAGCTAATATTCTCCTCTAATGAATGATATTCCATTAGCGTAGGCATTCCTAATCGAAACATACTAAATCCCCCTTTTGTCTTCCTGTGATAAATTTTACGGTAAAAACAATAAAATAATAGACTTATAATTCAAAAAATGTTAATCTATACCATAGGATTCTATCCACCGGTACCATCCGTTTTTACCTATACATAAAAAGGCAAGGAAAGTGGGTTTCTCTTTCCTTGCCTTTCTTATTTTTCAACGGAGTTATATACACTCCAATTCGACGCTTACAATCGTACCTTTACCCTTTTGGCTCTTGATTTTCATTAAACCATTATGTTCTTGAATGATTTTATTGCTGACCGTCAGTCCAAGTCCTATTCCCTTATCCTTGGTTGTATAAAACGGTGTGCCCAACTGCCTCAAAAGCTCCGAGTCAATACCCGCACCTTCATCAGTAAAGGAAACCATTACTCTCTGATTTTCCTTCTTTAGTACATTAATGTAAACATTTCCCCCGTTAGGCATCGATTCGATTGCATTTTTAAGAAAATTAAGAAAGGCTTGCTTCAATTGATGCGGACTGCACATTAATTCAATATCTTTTCCAAAAAAATCGACTTGGAATTGAACATTGTACAGAAGAGCTTGCGGATGCAGGACATTAATCGTGCTATTTAAAATGGAAATTAAATTTTCTTTTTCAAATTGAATTGCCTGTGGTTTAGCCAAGGACATAAATTCATTCACAATCATATCAATCCGGTCTAACTCACTCATGATAATGGATAAATAATGATCATCCTTTTCTTTAGAATTAATGTCTTTTAATAATTTTGAAAATCCTTTTAAAGAAGTCAAAGGATTTCTTATTTCATGGGCAACCCCCGCAGCTAATTGGCCAATGATGGAAAGCCGGTCTAAATTACGGAGTGCTTCCTCATTTTTTACTCTGTCAGTGATATTTCGGGTGACGGTGACAAAGGAATTGCTTTCAATTCCCTCATTATATATCGGAGAGATATTTGATTCACAATAAATAACTTCATTACTAGCAGTTCGTACTCTTTCTAGTATGATTTGAGGTTCTCCAGTTTCTAATAGTTTCTGGAAATTCTCTTCAAAGTTTTCTATTTCATCTTGAAAAATAAAATCATATACATGCCGTCCTATCATTTCCTCAGGGGTAAAACCCATCACTTTTTCATAGGATGGTGAGGCATAAATGATAGTTCTGTCTTTTGTAAAAACTTTAATCATATCGGAAGTGTTTTCTGTTATTAATTTGTATAGTTCCCGTGTTTGTTTCAATTCTCTTTCCATCGTCACTACTTCAGTAATATCGCGAAAAATAGCGATTACAGCCACAATATCCCCTTTCGTATTTCTAAAAGGAGAATAAGACACCGCAATGTCAAGACAAGCTCCGTTTTTATGATAACGTTGGGTAATCATATTAGGGAATGCTTTGCCTTGTTGGACTTGGCTAATTATGTCTCTTACTATTTCCGGATTAGGAAAAACTTCATATGTTTTTCCTATTACATCTTCCTCAGTGTAACCGAAAATTTTTGTATACATATGGTTCACTCGAATAAAGCGATTATCCATATCAACAATAGCAAACCCATCAGCGGTGCAATTAAGGAATAAATCTATTAATTCATCAGGACTATATAAAGCAGATTCCTTTTCATTTCCAAAAATCGGGATACTATTAGACATAGAGACCTCTCCAAACTGTTCGAATATCCATACAGTCCCTATTTTACATAATTTTTCAAAGAAAATCTTCTATTTTTTGGTGACAGGCACCTCCCAGTTACCTGGAAGGTGCCTGTCACCAGGTTTAGGTCATCTTACTCTGACCTTACTCTGGTATGCTTTGGAGGTTCTTACTTCTACGGTTAGTGATCCGTTATTTGTGTATGCTTTCAGCAGTAACGGTGCTTCCGTTGTATTCTGGAATCTGAAGTCTACTCCACCGTAAGATACGGTAGCGTCCCTCCCCGTTGGCACATACCCGACATGGAGTGAGTGGTGGTGCTTTTCCACATAAGTGACTATTAATTTGTCCACCGCATTATATAAAGTCGAAGATGTCTGGCAAATGCCCCCGCCGATTCCTTCAACCAATTTGCCGTTCACCGCTTCCGGTGCTTTCTGATAGCCATGTGCCTGGTCACTCGGCCCGACTGTCGTATTAAAGGAGAATACGTCCTGCATTCCGATAATGACATTATTGATAGCCTGGGCAGAAAGCTCAATATTTCTCGATCTCCCCTTTATGCTGCTGTTGAAATGGGTCGTAAACGATGCAACAACGACTTCTCCCAATTGTGATGCTTCTTCCGGCTTATACCCGGATTCGGTTATATATAAAGGCAGCTCTACAGTTCCACCCTTTGCTGAAGCGTTGATTATTTTCTCTGACAACTCTTTTTCTTCTAAAATTGTCCTCGGTTTTCCTTTTATAATCTGCCCATCCGCACCTAACCTGTCAGGGACCATCCGTTGGTCATAACCAGGTGCAGCCTCAGTTCCCCTAGCCGCATCCTTTGCCCACTTCTCTATTTGCTCTTTATACTTTTCCTTATCTGTTTCGTACCCCATATCCTTTGGCGTAAAGCTCTTTATCACTTTTTTTGTAATTGGATCCACTACCTCGACCACAGCCGGCATCACTTCGTTTTGCTGATTTGTTTCTGTTTGCTTTGCTTCTTCCTTTGAATCTTTCTCCTTATTAATTTCCTGCTCCAGGTCGGCTACTCTTTTCTCTAATGCCTTTTCCTTCGCTGTTTTTTCTGAACAACCAACCAAACCTATTAAACTGCCAGCCAGAATGATTAACATTGCCCCTCTGAATTTTCTCATTTCTCCCCCAGCTTCTCTATTTTATTTCAATAATTTCTTCTATTCACTAAATGTATTCCGAACTCCTTTTCCACATTCACTCAAATAAAAATTCGTTTTCACCTTTAGTTGAATGGAGTTCTTTTAAAGTAACAACAAAAAGCCTTCATTCTCTTAATCGGGAATGAAGGCTGACTAATTTTAAATTATGGCTGTTTTATAAAAGATTGTTGTTCTATATTTAGGTTTTTAAAAGCATATCGTTGAAAAAGAAGTTGATTGGAGCGGAAGGTGCGAGCTCCTCGAAAATGCTCTCGCATTTCCTTCGTGCGGTGTTGATTCTAGGAAGCTGATTCAACGTCCTGCGGGAGCAGCGGGACAGGTGAGACCCCACAGGCGCTCTGCGCCGAGGAGGCTCACCGCCCGCCCGCGGAAAGCGAGCATCCTGAAGTGAAAATCAACTACTCCTATATAGCAACAAAGTATACGAAAACAGCCTAAATTATTGATCAAAAATTTAAAGCACCCTGCTCAAAAACGCTTTCGTACGTTCATGATTGAGTGTTAAATAACATGATTTTCGGAATCGTATTTGCCTGCTATTTTTTGAAATTCTTCCTCACTAATAATTCCCATCATTTTAAACAAATACGAATACTTTAAAATCTTCTTGTGAATCCTTAGATTTTCACGCATATTTACCATCCTTAAATTTAATATTACTTATTCATATTCCGCATTTACCAAAAAGTTTCCTTAAACCAAAAAAGATTCTAAAATTGAATTCTTTTGTTTTGATATTAAAATTATGCCTAAAAACAAAATAAAGAACTTCGCGATAGAATTAAATATAACCATTAAAAAAAGCCACAGACAGTACGTCCTGGCTTTTGAGAAATATTTTGCGAAAAATGATTACAAAAATTAACATTAACTAGTTGATAATCTGATAAACTTTAGCTTATCTTTATCATGTGGCAATAGTGAAAAAACCATTTTCTTAAAAATACGATTAGAAGGAGATTATAATGACACCCCCAAAAAGTAAACAAGGATTTATTGTAGCGGGATTATTGCTTTCGATCCTGATGGCATCGATGGACAATACTATTGTCGCTACTGCGATGGGAACAATTGTTGGTGACCTTGGCGGACTGGACAAATTCATCTGGGTTACCTCTGCATATATGGTCGCCGAGATGGCGGGCATGCCCATTTTCGGAAAACTATCCGATATGTTTGGCCGAAAAAGATTTTTTATGTTCGGAATCATATTATTTATGTTTGGGTCGATCCTTTGCGGCACTGCCCAAAGTATCGAACAGCTAAGTATTTATAGGGCCATTCAGGGAATTGGTGGAGGCGCACTTGTTCCGATAACCTTTACTATTATTTTTGATATTTTCCCTCCGGAAAAACGCGGAAAGATGACGGGTTTGTTCGGAGCTGTCTTCGGGCTATCCAGTATATTCGGCCCTTTGCTTGGAGCGTACATAACCGACTATATTAATTGGAACTGGATATTTTATATCAACCTTCCTTTAGGAATCACTTCACTTGTATTGATATCGCTTTATTATAAAGAATCACTTGAACATCAAAAACAGAAAATCGATTGGCTTGGTGCTTTTACACTGGTAGGAGCTGTAGTTTGCTTGATATTTGCACTTGAACTAGGGGGCAATAAATACGCGTGGGATTCTGCAAATATTCTTAGTTTATTTACGGGTTTTGCCGTTTTGTTTATTGTTTTTCTCTTTGCCGAAAGAAGGGCGGCAGATCCGATTATTTCGTTCTCCATGTTTAGGGATCGGTTATTCGCAGCCAGCACGATTGTTGGACTGCTCTATGGAGTAGCTTTTATCGTCGGTTCTGTCTATATCCCTATCTTTATCCAGGGAGTGACTGGTGGAACGGCAACCAACTCTGGCCTTATATTGCTTCCAATGATGTTAGGTGTTGTCGTTTCAGCTCAGACTGGGGCTATTACTGCGGCAAAATTCGGTTATAAAAATGTTATGCTGATTTTTGCCTTCATTTTTGTTACAGGAATGTACTTGTTAAGCACAGTCACCGCAGAAACCACACGAACCGTCATTACTATTTATATGATTATCGTAAGCCTTGGTACGGGTGCTTCTTTCTCAGTACTAAATATGGCAGCCATTCACCATATCCTGCGGAAAAACGCGGATCAGCCAATTCCACCATTTCGTTTGTCCGTCAGCTCGGCATGACAGTCGGTATAACGGTTTACGGTATCATTCAGCGCAATACATTTGCTGATAGCCTGAAAGAAACCTTTGGAGGGGCAGGAAAAATGTTTAACGGTGGCGCCCAAAGCGATCCGCGTGCCATCCTGTCCGAACAAGCCCGGGCCATATCCCGAAGCCTGTTCTTGAAAAAATTATTGATTCTCTCGCCGATTCAATTGGCTATACATTCTCATGGGCTCTTATCCCAGCAGTTTTAGTAGTTATTTTTGTCTTCCTTCTTACGAACGAGAGGCTGCAAAGTGAACATAATAGGAAAGATGTCCAGGCTGAATAATTCAATTTAACAGGGCTGACCCGAATAGCTAAAATCTAGCAGCTATTCAGGTCAGCCCTTCACTTTCAAA encodes:
- a CDS encoding EAL domain-containing protein, which codes for MRLDGKSIEVEMTAMPILYEGRVARQIVGRDITQRKKTEKTIQYMAYYDALTGLPNRNMFRQHLNEALKKLNNGMLAVLFLDLDRFKIINDTKGHTIGDLILQIVAKRLKNAVQEEGMVSRQGGDEFIILLENIDKVKVIQLAQRILAEFSYPIEINQQEFFVTPSIGISLSPTDGDDEETLIKHADTAMYLAKERGKNNFQFYTSQLHGLSSRKMELENGMRKALEQNQFVLFYQPQVELETGKIIGAEALVRWHHPERGFISPGDFISLAEETGLIVPLGKWVLRKACEQNKAWQDRGLEAFPIAVNISVRQIQEDDFVELVTKILQETGLDPNFLELEITESIMQDIERSTIILNQLKELGVKNTIDDFGTGYSSLSYLKHLPIDSIKIDKSFVDDIIHHSSQGAMVKTIIDMGHNLQFQVIAEGIETQEQVQFLKENECGVGQGYFYSKPLPSEEIEQLFMAGCTAKGLPI
- a CDS encoding PAS domain S-box protein codes for the protein MKFKKEIHKHNLIIILGFIIIAELFDEASFFIFRFKGLRAFIVDLGVLLVSLFLVYFMLKGINKTASELHKNRKRLKNIFDTLDVAIWSHDLKSGTLLITPGIEKLYGYSSAEFYQDKTLWKKVIHPEDLHVLVERENQLSMGKVVTSSYRIIRPDGEVRWIQDRGIPALDENGNLVDFNSVLFDITDKKESEGRYRSIVEMSPDIIAVYSRGKIDYINESGCRLFGAASTKELIGQSVTKMIPAEILEQIKKRELTIEDDFEVKMRFEFWPCALMVKA
- a CDS encoding HAD family acid phosphatase gives rise to the protein MKFGFDIDDTLINLREHAFHLYNKKLEQEIGLDVFRALETVEIHEPFGMTAEEGGRMWNESLEEIYFTSCPPFPNALEFLQALNESGHEIYYITARPKEHGERTKKWMMEQGFPVQEGRFYYGMKDEEKVKIIRELELDYYFDDKPAVLETLEADSLNIFVMDQSYNRHASYPRITSWREFSETIKDQLK
- the ribD gene encoding bifunctional diaminohydroxyphosphoribosylaminopyrimidine deaminase/5-amino-6-(5-phosphoribosylamino)uracil reductase RibD, giving the protein MTNHEFYMELALKNAQAMKGQTDPNPLVGAVIVNENRIVGVGAHLKAGEAHAEIHAIRMAGEKAKGGTIYVTLEPCSHHGRTGPCAVAIVEAGIQKVVIAALDPNPLVSGSGVKILQDAGIEVEVGILEEESRKMNEVFNKFIVKKQPFVTLKSGITLDGKIASSSNDSKWITSAEARHDVHILRNENMAILVGANTVIEDDPELTARIPNGRNPIRIIMDSTLRIPLDSKVVTDHLAETWIFTTQKYDAEKKIQLEIAGLKVFVTNGSERVNPTEVLEILGEQLVSSVLVEGGGGINAAFLENKVVDKVALYIAPKLIGGQHAPSFFGGTGFDMMADALELDDVSIVKIGKDYKFTGYPVYPER
- a CDS encoding GTP cyclohydrolase II → MIGTGLDNKVLSILEEKIQLIKTDTGAIYLVGPIRLPVNLDGETVTFQWYSWLQTEEVTEDYKQIIEKLSSSNLAEYQQSSVLVYGDFQYEADALIRMHSICHTGDIFGSKRCDCGFQLKQSMKMIVEKGTGALFYLANHEGRGIGLFSKAMAYVLQENGYDTVEANLNLGFVDDSRNYSDAIQVLKALRSQPVTLITNNPKKLEALKNAGLHVNGRTPLWGDKSEYNEKYLQTKVSRSGHLEDGGTGI
- a CDS encoding TIM barrel protein, which codes for MFRLGMPTLMEYHSLEENISLCKELGLDFIELNMDLPIFTPENLSAEELNRYRKEYQVDFTVHLPEEFNFTSFHPAVRRGHIERCKEAIVWASAANIKILNMHINNGIYFTMPDSKIWVNEKFENEFLSLFRESYQEILEFAVVQGVKICHENTRNFYLPFIKKGLEAIRDLNGFYLTWDVGHDAKCDFRETPIFEYLMEHIVHMHLHDFNEKGDHQELYTGMVPINDRLRLAEKNELSVVVEIKTSQALRNSVEKIKRK
- a CDS encoding PAS domain S-box protein, yielding MSNSIPIFGNEKESALYSPDELIDLFLNCTADGFAIVDMDNRFIRVNHMYTKIFGYTEEDVIGKTYEVFPNPEIVRDIISQVQQGKAFPNMITQRYHKNGACLDIAVSYSPFRNTKGDIVAVIAIFRDITEVVTMERELKQTRELYKLITENTSDMIKVFTKDRTIIYASPSYEKVMGFTPEEMIGRHVYDFIFQDEIENFEENFQKLLETGEPQIILERVRTASNEVIYCESNISPIYNEGIESNSFVTVTRNITDRVKNEEALRNLDRLSIIGQLAAGVAHEIRNPLTSLKGFSKLLKDINSKEKDDHYLSIIMSELDRIDMIVNEFMSLAKPQAIQFEKENLISILNSTINVLHPQALLYNVQFQVDFFGKDIELMCSPHQLKQAFLNFLKNAIESMPNGGNVYINVLKKENQRVMVSFTDEGAGIDSELLRQLGTPFYTTKDKGIGLGLTVSNKIIQEHNGLMKIKSQKGKGTIVSVELECI
- a CDS encoding VanW family protein translates to MRKFRGAMLIILAGSLIGLVGCSEKTAKEKALEKRVADLEQEINKEKDSKEEAKQTETNQQNEVMPAVVEVVDPITKKVIKSFTPKDMGYETDKEKYKEQIEKWAKDAARGTEAAPGYDQRMVPDRLGADGQIIKGKPRTILEEKELSEKIINASAKGGTVELPLYITESGYKPEEASQLGEVVVASFTTHFNSSIKGRSRNIELSAQAINNVIIGMQDVFSFNTTVGPSDQAHGYQKAPEAVNGKLVEGIGGGICQTSSTLYNAVDKLIVTYVEKHHHSLHVGYVPTGRDATVSYGGVDFRFQNTTEAPLLLKAYTNNGSLTVEVRTSKAYQSKVRVR